The genomic DNA CGGTCGCTCAACTTGTCGAACGCCGCCGCGGTCGCGGTGTACGAGGCCTGGCGACAGAACGGCTTCGCGGGCGCCACGTGAGCGCGCCGCGGGAGGATCAGTGCCGCTGTTCCCGCACCGGGGGCGCCTGACCGGCAGGCGGCGGGGCCGGGTACCACTCCTCGGGCTCCGGCCAGACGAAGCCCGTCGGGATCGAGTACGTCTCGAACGTCGTGCCGGTGGCGGCCTCGGTGTCGAAGAACGCGAACGCGTTGGCGTCCATGAACCGGCCCGACTGAACCAGCGGGAAGCCCCGCCGCTCGAACTCGGCCGCGCGCTGCTCCCAGGGCCTCTCCTCGCAGTCGAAGGCGACGTGCTGAATGCCTTCGCCGTGGGCGTCGAGGAACTCCTGGAAGATCGACGGACCGTACAGCGGCTCCATGATCTCGACGGCCAGATCGCCGACGTCGGCGAAGCAGACCTTGATCGCGTAGTCGGCGTCGGCGCCGCGGTACGTGCGGCCCGTGACCGTGGCCGAGTCGAAGGTGTACACCCGCCACGGCCCGATGCCGAGCCGCACCAGGCCCTCCATTGTCCGGCGGTGGTCGGCGGTGACGAAGCAGATCTCGATCAGCTTGCCCAAGAAACCATTCGACAGCGTGGTGGCGCTGAGCACCGTGGGCAGCGAGGGGTCGTCGCTCACGAGCGCGCCTCCCGCCGGGTCAGCAGGAAGTACAGCCCACCGGCGACGAGACTTCCGGACAGCCAGGAGAAGTCGGTGTTGCCGAGCGCCTTGGCCAACGGGCCCTGCATCACCGGGACCAACCCGTACTGCCACGACCAACCTGCGACCAGGCCGGCGGCGAGGCTGACCAGTCCGCTGACGTTGAACGCGCGGCCTGGTAGCGCCCGGTCACCCGGATACAGCGACGCGACGTCCAGCGACCCGCGCCGGACCACGAAGTAGTCGACGAGCACGATCGCCGCCCACGGGCTGATCCACACCAGGATCGACACCATCCACTGATCGAAGGCATGGGCGAAGCTGTCGGCGTTGACGAACACCGCCAGCACGCCGGAGGCGACCAAACCCGCGACCAGGGTCACCTTCCAGCGCGCCGCCTGGACGCCGATCGACAGCGCAGCCAGTGAGCACGAGTACAGGTTGAGGATGTTCGTCGCGATCGGCCCGTGCACCAGGAGCAGCAGCACCGGGATCGCCATGACGCCGAAGGTGCTGACCACCAGGGTGGACGGGTCGCTGCCGTGGCCTGCGCTGGCCAGGCATGCCCCCAGCGCGGCGAGCCAGACGGTGGGCAGGTACATGCCGAGCGAGGACGACCAGAACACCGCGCGGGTCGAGGCCGTGACACGGACGAACCTGCTGTAGTCCGACGCGTAGGGAATCCACGTCAGACCCCAGCCGATGCCGATGGCCGTCAGCAGCTGCGTCACCGCGGTGACCTTGTCGCCGCCGTCCATCGGGGTGCCGGTCAGGGTCCAGTTCACGTCGGTGGTCGCCATGGCCATCACGGTCATGACCGCCATCACCAGGACAGTGGCAGGCACGGTGTACTTCTCGAAGCTCCGGATGGCATAGAACCCGTAGAGGGCCAACCCCAGCTGGACGACCATGATGCCGGCGGCCACGGCGACCTCGAGCCACACACCGCCGGTGACGCCGAGTTCGCCGAGCATCGCCAATGCCAGGTCGAGCACCACCCAGGTGTTGACGCCCACCCAGCCCATCGTCAGCGCGAACTGCGCGAGCCCCGGGACGATGGCGCCCTTCCTGCCGAACGGCGCCCGGCCCAGCACCATCTGGTTGACGGCCGTGCGGTGCCCGATGACGTTGAACACGCCGAACACGGCGCACCCGACGACGTTGCCGAGCACCACCACGAGCAGCGTCTCCACCAGACTGAGGCCCAATGTGATGCCGAGTGCGCCCAGCACCCAGTTGATCGGCGCGATGTTGGCGCCCGACCAGATCCAGAACAACTCCCACGGCGAACAGTCGCGGCTGTCGTCGGGGATCGGGTCGATCCCGTGGGCGTCGAAGGGCACCGCGGCATCTGCCGTGGGGTCGGTCGTGGTCGGTGCGTCGAGCGGACTGGTCGACATCGCGGACTCCTGTCGTTGCTGGCACGATCATCGAAACACCGCCCGCGACGGCGAGTGAGTGGATAAACGTCCACCGTCGCCCTCGTTGACTGGATGATGAGACACGTGCTCACGTTCCGTGCCCTGCTCGACGACGCCGCGCTCGAACTCGACCTCCTGGCGCCGGGCGGACCGGGCGATACCGACCGGGAAGTGTTGTGGCTGCACAACACCGAGCTACCCGACCCGTCGCCGTACGTCCGCGCCACCGAACTCGTGCTCACCAACGGGCTGTGGCGCGACGTCGCCGGTGCCGCGGACTTCGTGGCGGCACTCCGACGGGCCCGCGCCTCCGGCCTGATCTTCGGGCTCACCGAGACGACGCCGACGGTTCCGCACGACCTGCTCGACGCCTGCACCGACGCCGGCCTCCCACTCGCGTCGGTGTCGATCGCCGTGCCGTTCACGGCGATCACCGAGGCTGCGGCTCGCATCCAGGGCGCGGCCCGTCAGGAGGCTCTGGCGGGTCTGGTGCGGCGCGGGAACGCGCTTGCGACGGCCATCTCGCGTGGCGGGGGCGCACAGGGCGTGCTCGACGTCCTGCGTCGCGATCACGATCTGCCGCTGGTCGTGGTCGACAGGATGGGCAGGCGACTGGCAGGCGCCGGTGTACACCCCGACTTCGACCAGACCGCGGCGCACGCGCTCGCACGCAGACCCCCGCCGCTCGAGGTCGACCTGCCCGACGGCGGCCACGCGTCGGTGTTCCTCGTCGAGGGGGCGATGGGCGAGGTGGACGCGGGCGTGTTCT from Mycolicibacterium arabiense includes the following:
- a CDS encoding VOC family protein, translating into MSDDPSLPTVLSATTLSNGFLGKLIEICFVTADHRRTMEGLVRLGIGPWRVYTFDSATVTGRTYRGADADYAIKVCFADVGDLAVEIMEPLYGPSIFQEFLDAHGEGIQHVAFDCEERPWEQRAAEFERRGFPLVQSGRFMDANAFAFFDTEAATGTTFETYSIPTGFVWPEPEEWYPAPPPAGQAPPVREQRH
- a CDS encoding cytosine permease — protein: MSTSPLDAPTTTDPTADAAVPFDAHGIDPIPDDSRDCSPWELFWIWSGANIAPINWVLGALGITLGLSLVETLLVVVLGNVVGCAVFGVFNVIGHRTAVNQMVLGRAPFGRKGAIVPGLAQFALTMGWVGVNTWVVLDLALAMLGELGVTGGVWLEVAVAAGIMVVQLGLALYGFYAIRSFEKYTVPATVLVMAVMTVMAMATTDVNWTLTGTPMDGGDKVTAVTQLLTAIGIGWGLTWIPYASDYSRFVRVTASTRAVFWSSSLGMYLPTVWLAALGACLASAGHGSDPSTLVVSTFGVMAIPVLLLLVHGPIATNILNLYSCSLAALSIGVQAARWKVTLVAGLVASGVLAVFVNADSFAHAFDQWMVSILVWISPWAAIVLVDYFVVRRGSLDVASLYPGDRALPGRAFNVSGLVSLAAGLVAGWSWQYGLVPVMQGPLAKALGNTDFSWLSGSLVAGGLYFLLTRREARS